The nucleotide sequence GCTGGTCGCCAATGGTTTAGCAGATTCTTTCAATACGCTGCGAGCAGGATTGTCTAGTGGCGATCCTTTACGGGCATTTGCGGGTGTCACCTCTGCCCTTTTAGATTTCGGATTACTGGATGGTGCTCTCAACCCGCGCTCACTACTGCGCAATCCCTTGAGGGGGGCGAGAGGGTTCGCGCGATCGATCGGCGGGCTATCCGATAACATTGCTAGGCAAGGTGGCGATCTTGTCGATAACATCATCGGCAACATACTCGACAATGGCCGCAATGCAGCCGACAACGCCTTGGATGGTGCTCCTCCAACCAGGCCCGACACGATTCAGTGCTTTGTTTCAGGAACACATGTTCTAACTCCACATGGTAAGACTGCGATTGATAGTCTTCGACCAGGTGATTGGGTAATTTCTTGGGACGAGGAGACTGGGGAAGTTAGTCAGCGGCAGGTAACGGAGTGGTATGAACGACAGGCTCCTGTGATTATCGACTTGTTTATTGGCACGGAGAAGATCTCTTGCACACCCGAACACCCCTTCTGGGTTAAGGGACGAGGTTGGATGCGGGCTTCGCAGCTTACTGTTGGAACTATCTTGCAGACGCGGGCTGGAGAGCCCGTTTCCATCGATGCTGTTCGTAAGCATGATGAGCCTACCAATATCTACAATGTTGAGATTACTGGGCTCCACACTTACTTCGTTTCGAATCTGGAAATCCTGTCACATAATATGTGTGGAGGCACAAGTCTTGGAGGCAAGATAACAGGAGATCCCGATATTGTTGCAAGTAAAGCACGTATTGCTGCGGATCCTACAAATCCAAATAGCCTGAGTGCGCAAGCTGAGTTGAGCGTTGCAAAACAGTTACGCGCCGAGGGAGAGAATGTTCATTTCATTGACGATAGCCTTAGTCAAGGTCAAGCAGGGCCAGGACTAACCAATGACTTTACGCTTCTCAATAGTGGAGTTCAAGCTGATGTCAAGCGTTTATCAGGTATAGGAAGAAATGCAGCGGGTGACTTAGCTAAAGGAGTTCGCCAAGTTGGTTCAGGCGGTCAAGTTCTTGTTGTAAGAGCATCTAACTCTCAAAATACATTAGCTCAGTTCCAAGATTTTATTAACAACTTCACTCCTAGCATTCCAGGTGTAACTTTCCGGCTATTTGATGAGAGTAGTCTACCAAGATAAGGCAATTCTAAAAATGACAGAATTATGTTGTACTATTTCAGTTGAGAGAATTGACGAAGCTTCCTTAAATAAACTTCTGCATACTAAACTTGGAAGCATGCAATTTTTAGGAGTCCATATTGTTGTCGAGGATCGGAGTGAGGCTTATTCATACACGAGGAAATTCATGGAAGAGCAAGGAATTGAGGAGCCAAACCCTATTCTTAGAAGCCTACAACTTAATGAATTTAATGTCGATATTGATATTTTCTGCTCAGACAAATATTTCGGAGCCGCTATTTTAAATCATCTAGCTGATGCGATTGGCTGTATGGTATCTATTGAGATGAAGACTCGAGTATTAGTAACATTTGCTAACCAGGAAAATCCCTTCTGCATGTTTAAATCTGGAGATAGAGTAAAGGTCTTTATAGAAGAGAATAGGGAGCTATTCACTGGTCAATCTTGGAAGCCAAGTTTCATGTAAATATTAGTAGGGTATGGGTGCCTAAGCCGAGGGATCCCTCCCCTTGTGAATTCCGGAAATTATGGCTGCTCCCGTTCCGGAAATTAGGTTCCACTCCAACAAAGGTACGATTACTCTCAGCCATGTGGATTGTCAAGAGCAAGCGGCATTCTTCATGTCAACGCTCAAACATGGTTCGTACCCTCCGGTAATGAACCTGAACCATTTGCTTGAGAAGTCCTCGACAATCAGCCATTCGTAGTCACCTCGATAACATCATCGGCGGAATACTCGACAATGGCCGCAATGCAGCCGACAACGCCTTGGATCCCACATTTATCAGGTTGTGCTAGCACAAAAATATTTTCCGATATTTAGCTGAAACCTATACACAAAAGGGGGTTCAGTCATTAAGCCTCAATCGTAAGTCCACAAATCCTCTGATATCTCCACTACTTCCAAGCCCGCTTCTATTAAGAATATTCTCAATAAGAATAGGTTAAGGGAGTCATGCCGTAATATGAAACCTAATTGCTCATATTGATGAGTAAAATAATTCGAAAACTACCTCACATAAAATCATTTTAATTCTCTGACTGCCTGCTGAATGTGGGTTGGATAATGCAGGAGAGGGACTTTGGTTCAACGTGATGGCTTTCGGTCGTCGCACCGGCATCGAACTGCCCGAAGGCGATCGAGCCAGCTACAGCTACGATGCCAACGGCAATCTGCTCAACCGTACGAGCAGCATTAACGGCACGACGCAATTTGACTGGAACGACTCCAACCGTTTGGTCGGGGTGTTGCTGCCCAATGGGGACGAGATTAGCTACGTCTACGACACAGCAGGCATTCAAGTCAGCAGCACCATCAATGGCGAGACGACGACTTACGTGATCGATAGCAACCGGCCTTTCGCTCAGGTACTCGAATCCATCACCAGTGACGATCTCGTACAGATTTCAGTCTTTGGTTTGGACTTGATTGCTCAGTTGCAAGGGGACCAAAGCTCGTTCTTCCATACCGATGGCTTGGGTAGCACTCGGGTTGTGACTGATGGCGAGGGCACTGTTCAACAGGAATTCGACTACTTGGCCTTTGGCGAGCTGCTAGGTGCTCGCAATGCCGAGCAGGTGGATAACTTATTTGCGGGAGAGCAGTTCGAGCAGGAATTGGGGCTCTATTATTTACGCCAGCGCTATTACGACCCGAGTACGGGACGCTTTATCAGTCGCGATGCGTTTGAGGGCTTCATTACCGACCCGATTAGCCAGAATCGCTATCTCTATGCCAACGCCAATCCGGTTACCTACACAGACCCCAGCGGCTTCTTCAGCATTGGCAATGTCAGTGCTGCTTCAGTGGCTAGGGGAACGCTGAGTGTCATTTCGAGCCCACAATTTTTGCTGGGTGCGGGGATTGGTGCTGGGGCACAGGTGACTAGCGACTTTGCTCGAGGGGAGCGCTCGACAGTATTGGGAGTTTTAGGGGCGGCAGCATTTGGGGGGTTGGGCTTTGTCTTCGGTCCGGCACTTGCTGGAGCTCTGCTTAAGAGCGCTATTGGGACAGTGGGTCTTAGCTTGCTGGTCGCCAATGGTTTAGCAGATTCTTTCAATACGCTGCGAGCAGGATTGTCTAGTGGCGATCCTTTACGGGCATTTGCGGGTGTCACCTCTGCCCTTTTAGATTTCGGATTACTGGATGGTGCTCTCAACCCGCGCTCGCTACTGCGCAATCCCTTGAGGGGGGCGAGAGGGTTCGCGCGATCGATCGGCGGGCTATCCGATAACATTGCTAGGCAAGGTGGCGATCTTGTCGATAACATCATCGGCAACATCCTCGACGGTGGCCGCAATGCGGCTGACAACGCCTTGGATGGTGCTTCTCCAACCAGGCCCGACACGATTCAGTGCTTTGTTGCGGGCACAGCCATTCTGACTCCGCAGGGTAAGACCGATATTGACAGGCTCCGGCCAGGTGATTGGGTGATTGCTTGGGACGAGGAGACTGGGGAAGTTAGTCAGCGGCAGGTAACGGAGTGGTATGAACGACAGGCTCCTGTGATTATCGACTTGTTTATTGGCACGGAGAAGATCTCTTGCACACCCGAACATCCTTTCTGGGTTAAGGGGCGAGGCTGGGTAAGGGCATCCCAGCTTACCGTTGGAGCTGTCTTGCAGACGCGGGCCGGGAAGTCCGTTTCTATCGATGCTGTGCATAAGCGTGATGAAACTACCAATATCTACAATGTTGAGATCGACGGACTCCATACTTACTTCGTTTCGGATTTAGAAATCCTGTCACATAATATGTGTGGAGGCTCGAATAATGCACCTGATGGTTCAAGCAGTGGTATTCCTGGAATTGATAGACCTTTCCGCTCAGAAAACCCTGATTTTCCAGCAAATTCACAGATAAAAGACCTTTTTGATGATCCAAACTTTCAAGATCTTGTAAACACTCCAGGCTGTGATTGCAGCGAAATAGCCGAGGTAATTGCTAGTGCTTCTGGGACGGCTGGGGAGATCATCACTTTTCAGCCAAGGGATACTTCGCCATTTGCAACTATTGCTGTCCCGGAGTCTATAGATGGAGTAATAGTTCCTCAGGATTTTGTTTACCACACAGTCTTTACCGATGGACGGTTCGTTTACGATCCAAGGCTATCTAATAATCCGATCCCGTTAGGTGATTATAATAGACTAATCAATCGCCTTAACCCAGGCAACATCAGGATTGTACCTGGTTCCTAGAGGTTGTTCTATAGTTTTAAAGGTTAGCTTAAATGATAGAAGGTAATCCTGTGGTCTTTCTGTTGTCGCAATTTGGCAATATCAAAAACTGTCGTATTGCACCGAGCCTCCATAGTGAAAGCAAAGAAGCTATTTGTTATCCACCAAGTGTGACTTGTTGGTATAAAGAACCAGTAGATGAAATTGACATTTCCTTGCTTAAGCAAAAAATCTCAGATTTTCCTGGAAGATTTGCTTGGATATTAAAGGAAGAAAGCCCTAATTGTTGGATATTATATCCAGAGTTTCTTGATAAGATTTCTCGACGAATAAATGAGAATATCCGTGGTTCAAGTGCTTATGTGATGAAAAATGAACCTGAATTAGGTCGCCACTCCAATCGTGAGTTTCGGGAGTTGATAGCTTTTTTATTGCATGAAATAACAGGAGAGTATAGCTAGTGAAACATAAATTAATAGCTTCGACGATGTGGCCGATATCCTCGTCCCCGGTAGCTGACGTTGGAAGTCAATGGCTCTCCCGTGGCGTTACAGGCGGATGGGACGTTTACGTTGACTCCCGCACAAGTTGGGGAGTTTGTGGCGATCGCCTCTGCAACCGACGCGGCGGGCAATCAATCCCAATCCGTACTGACTTTCGATGTCGTCGATTTCAGCGACGGCACGCCGCCGACGGTGGAGCTAGTCGCCGAGCAGTTCGAGGAGTTCGTCACGGCACCGACAGATATCTTCGGCACGGTGACGGATGACAATCTGGACTTCTATACCCTCTCGGTTGCGCCTGTAGGGACGGACGAGTTTGTCGAGGTTTTCCGAGGGGAGTCAAATATTGCGGATGGCGATATCGGCGACTTCGACCCGACGCTGTTGCAGAACGATGCCTATACGTTGCGCTTGGAAGCGGTGGATGAGACGGGGAATGTGAATGCGATCGAGCAGACGGTCAATGTGGCTGGCGGATTGAAGTTGGGGAATTTCCAACTCTCTTTCACCGACCTGCAAATTCCCCTGACCGGGATTCCCATTTCAGTGACTCGCACCTACGACAGTCTTAATGCCAGCAGCAGCGACGACTTTGGCTTTGGCTGGCGTTTGGAGTTCCGCGATACGGATCTGCGCACCAGTTTGGGACCGGACGAGCTGTTCGAGCAATTGGGAATTCGTTCCCAGACATTTGACGATCGCACTCGGGTATATATCACGCTGCCGGGAGGCGAGCGGCAAGCATTTACATTTGCGCCGACGATTGACCCGATTTCGCTCTTCTTCCCCAATGTGGATTTGGGGGGCGATCCGACGATTTATCGCTCGGCTTTCCGGGGGGATGCTGGGGTCACCAGCACGTTGGAGATTGAAGGGGTATCGCGGCTATCGCGGGCGGCAGATGGTTCGTATGTCAGCCTCAATCACGGGTCTGGGCTCAATCCTGCCGACACCGATCGCGGCTTTAGCGGCATTTACCGACTGACCACTCGCGAGGGCATTATCTATCGCATCGATGCGGTCACTGGCGATCTGCTCACGGTGGAGGATCGCAATGGCAACCAGCTCAGCTTTAGTGATGACGGGATTGTCAGTTCCACCGGTCAGTCGATTTCGTTCGAGCGGGATGGGCAGGGGCGGATTGTGTCGGTGGTGGACCCGGCTGGGGAGAGTATTCGGTATGAATACGATGTAGCTGGGGATTTGGTTGCAGTACGCGATCGCGAGAACAATACGACTCGATTGGACTACAGCGACGAGCGGTCTCACTTTTTAGATGAAGTTATCGATCCTCTGGGACGCAGGGGAATTCGTGCCGAATATGACGACTCGGGACGCCTCAGTCGCGTCTTGGGCAGTGGCGAGCAAACTGTCCAGATTGACTACGATCCCGATAATTCCGTGCAAGCAGTAACGGATGCTTTAGGGAGATCGACCACATCTGTCTACGACAATCGCGGCAATATTCTGACTACAATTGATGCCTTATTAGGCGAAACTCATCGCACCTATGATGACGATAATAATCTGCTGAGTGTCACCAATGCAGAGGGCGAAACTCAGCGCTACACCTACGATGATCGAAATAACTTATTGACGGTTGAGGATGATTTAGGTCATACTCTGCGGTTTACCTATGATGATTTTAGTCAGATTGAGAGTTTGACCGATGCCCTCGGTAATACGACTCGATTGACCTACGATAGCCGTGGCAATACAACTTCCATCATCGATCCTCTCCAGCAAGAGACTCGCTATTTTTATGATTCTCTCGGCCTGAGAAACCAAAAGACAGATGCACTCGACCAAACCACTCAATACTTCTATGATGCTCGCGGCAATCTCGAGCGCACTATCAACCCGTTGGGCGATTTAACTACCTATACCTACGATGCAGAGGGGCGTATACTTTCCGCATCAAGTATTCAAACCTCGGCATCTGGAGAGGTTCGCACAGTAGAGACTATCTACACCTACGACTCCGAGGGACGATTGACTAGCAGGACCGATCCTGAAGGACGGACAGATCGCTATGAATATGATGCTGCCGGTCAGTTGGTGGCAGAAATCGATGCCCTCGATCGCCGAACGGAATATATTTACAACGATCGTGGCTTGCTTGAAAGGATTGTCTACCCGGACGACACACCAGATAATCTGGACGATAATCTAACGACTTCATATGTCTACGATGCAGCCAATCAAATCATTACTACAATTGATCGTGAGGGGGTGGCCACCCACTTTGAATACGATGCCCTCGGTCGTCTGAAAAGTACGATTTTTGCCGACGATACACCCGATGAACTGAGTGACAACCCCCGTCAAATCACTCGCTATGATGCTGTGGGTCGGGTGCTGGATCGAGTGGACGAATTGGGCAACAAAACTCAATCCGAATACGACACAGTTGGCCGTCTATCTTTGGTACGCGATGCCCTCGATAACGAAACCACTTATACCTATGACAGTGGGAATCGCTTGACTTCTATCACCGATGCATTGGGGCGGACCACTCATTACACCTACGATGTGCTAGATCGCCTGATTTCTACTGAGTTTGCCGATGGTCT is from Synechococcus sp. PCC 7336 and encodes:
- a CDS encoding polymorphic toxin-type HINT domain-containing protein, with the translated sequence MAFGRRTGIELPEGDRASYSYDANGNLLNRTSSINGTTQFDWNDSNRLVGVLLPNGDEISYVYDTAGIQVSSTINGETTTYVIDSNRPFAQVLESITSDDLVQISVFGLDLIAQLQGDQSSFFHTDGLGSTRVVTDGEGTVQQEFDYLAFGELLGARNAEQVDNLFAGEQFEQELGLYYLRQRYYDPSTGRFISRDAFEGFITDPISQNRYLYANANPVTYTDPSGFFSIGNVSAASVARGTLSVISSPQFLLGAGIGAGAQVTSDFARGERSTVLGVLGAAAFGGLGFVFGPALAGALLKSAIGTVGLSLLVANGLADSFNTLRAGLSSGDPLRAFAGVTSALLDFGLLDGALNPRSLLRNPLRGARGFARSIGGLSDNIARQGGDLVDNIIGNILDGGRNAADNALDGASPTRPDTIQCFVAGTAILTPQGKTDIDRLRPGDWVIAWDEETGEVSQRQVTEWYERQAPVIIDLFIGTEKISCTPEHPFWVKGRGWVRASQLTVGAVLQTRAGKSVSIDAVHKRDETTNIYNVEIDGLHTYFVSDLEILSHNMCGGSNNAPDGSSSGIPGIDRPFRSENPDFPANSQIKDLFDDPNFQDLVNTPGCDCSEIAEVIASASGTAGEIITFQPRDTSPFATIAVPESIDGVIVPQDFVYHTVFTDGRFVYDPRLSNNPIPLGDYNRLINRLNPGNIRIVPGS
- a CDS encoding RHS repeat-associated core domain-containing protein; protein product: MEVNGSPVALQADGTFTLTPAQVGEFVAIASATDAAGNQSQSVLTFDVVDFSDGTPPTVELVAEQFEEFVTAPTDIFGTVTDDNLDFYTLSVAPVGTDEFVEVFRGESNIADGDIGDFDPTLLQNDAYTLRLEAVDETGNVNAIEQTVNVAGGLKLGNFQLSFTDLQIPLTGIPISVTRTYDSLNASSSDDFGFGWRLEFRDTDLRTSLGPDELFEQLGIRSQTFDDRTRVYITLPGGERQAFTFAPTIDPISLFFPNVDLGGDPTIYRSAFRGDAGVTSTLEIEGVSRLSRAADGSYVSLNHGSGLNPADTDRGFSGIYRLTTREGIIYRIDAVTGDLLTVEDRNGNQLSFSDDGIVSSTGQSISFERDGQGRIVSVVDPAGESIRYEYDVAGDLVAVRDRENNTTRLDYSDERSHFLDEVIDPLGRRGIRAEYDDSGRLSRVLGSGEQTVQIDYDPDNSVQAVTDALGRSTTSVYDNRGNILTTIDALLGETHRTYDDDNNLLSVTNAEGETQRYTYDDRNNLLTVEDDLGHTLRFTYDDFSQIESLTDALGNTTRLTYDSRGNTTSIIDPLQQETRYFYDSLGLRNQKTDALDQTTQYFYDARGNLERTINPLGDLTTYTYDAEGRILSASSIQTSASGEVRTVETIYTYDSEGRLTSRTDPEGRTDRYEYDAAGQLVAEIDALDRRTEYIYNDRGLLERIVYPDDTPDNLDDNLTTSYVYDAANQIITTIDREGVATHFEYDALGRLKSTIFADDTPDELSDNPRQITRYDAVGRVLDRVDELGNKTQSEYDTVGRLSLVRDALDNETTYTYDSGNRLTSITDALGRTTHYTYDVLDRLISTEFADGLIQNNTYDALDRLVATEDRAGNSTSYEYDALGRLTAVEDALTQRTTYTYNELGDLLRAVDPNGHATNYEYNLLGQVTATELALGQRSAYRYDSVGNLVELTDFNGNVITYDYNTENLLTLKSFEDGSSVAYTYTDDRQLASIDDARYGLTQYEYDERDRLTSFINADNRQINYTYDDAGNLTSLSAPSGNTTYRYDDLYRLVEVTNPNAGTTSYSYDKVGNLVRAELGNGTIETSSYDDLNRLLSLQQTNAEGELFARYDYTLDAVGNRTSVTELDGRQVNYTYDSIYRLLNESIIDAVNGDRSIAYTYDLAGNRLTRTDSVEGLTQYTYDKLNQLLTTVDADGVLTQFTYDDNGNVILRENLFEQIGYTFDAENRLVTADIQRDGEQLLAQYVYDDAGIRVASMIDGLESRYLVDPNVAYAQVLEEYGADGEVNTSYVYGIAQSDSNGVAFFHADGLGSNRVLTDVNAEVVAELDYDAFGRELLQEGADTEFQFAGEQRDDTLELDYLRARYYDPDLGRFISRDPFSGFLDDPYSQHKYQYAHGNPVNNTDPSGLFTLSEKASATVAASILYAIAYTTLVVNQISLSFETSQALNNRFVDTDAFTPPPVAGFPRWIRDILDNILGRGEGVSLPTDLPPTDLGEPARPFPGNPATPDETTPDGIDKPFDHCSGSSGGLNSTSTNPNNALVPPPTPSNTPISMDDALTLADQFLIQGVSSKITIIEQNSGIQVIQTFVDSQGQSITRRVGFDVNLNSSHVRAMGGPHLNLQTQINGVIQRGNLADPHISINPNTVRPGDC